The window ttttcggtcaaaatacaataagaatatgcaaattaaggttctattggtaaatactagtcataatcatacaaaaaaagaaaatagcccacaagttgggcccaattacatacatgtgcttatgctattattattaagcaaaatcaaatagacatatacatgtgtttaaaaaaatgtattcacacacataattagtgagaaataaaaaattcattttttgaaatgtgagggatggagaaattcattttgtgaaatgtgagggatgaaaaaaattattttataaaatgtgagggacaaaaaaatttattttataaaatgtggaggactatagatcagattatgtaaaatataatttgacaagtttacccttaaaaaatgatcacgtgccttgcacatgatggattccggccaaaaaatgatcggaaacctagttagggactaaatttgaccgatatgaatatgtaagggacataaaattacacttttaaaagtgagggacgaaaaaagttatgttacaaaatgtgagggacgttttggacgattttcccttaTCTAAACtacttaaaaattaaattaaaacaaattaataATATAAGTTAGAATCATTGATACtaaattaataatgtcataGAGATAAAAACATCTTGATTTAGATATTATTCACAAAAGCGAATGATTTTGATATTTACATTAAGTGAAcggcattttttttatttctattaaTATATGAAAGCATTACAATTTAAATAATTCAAATTATatttgaaaagaagagaaaaaaggttaaaaattcGAATAAACCagtcaaatcaaataaataatttaatagattttcgatgattttgattgaatttttATCAAAACAAATTTGTGCTACAAATCAGCTCGAAAAAAAGATCGATTCACGATCGAACCGTTTGATTTGGTCTTCGTTTGATCTGGTCTGGATCTAACAGCACTGTCGGTCCCTTTGCTGGGGCTAATTTCTTAGATtataggttaaaaaaaaaagaatctgcCAAATGCACATCTGATAAGGGGTGTTTCTAATTTTATATCCTCTGTGCTGAGTCAGCACGGCCGCAGGTgaagaatcttttttttttttaagtcaaaACTGGCGTGACTTTTTGGAATTACCTGTCGGCAGCCGTGCCCAGTCAGCACAGCTGTCGACAACCAGTAAAAAAGGCGCTTGACAAGGCCATGTGAAATGAGCACGCGGCCGTGTCCAATCAGCACAGCCGCAGTgacatttttccaaaaaaaaaaaatgcttgccGTTCATGATttaattgtatataaaatggttTGGCACGGAGTTTTCGCCGCTCACTCTCATTTCCCGCTCACTCCAAACCTTACTCTCATTTCTCAGTCTCAAATTTGCTCTCAGAGAGCAGTTGCTCTTTCTTCTTGCAATCGGAAGCTGTCTAGCAGTTGCTGTCTCAAGCAGTTCCTCGGTTAGGCAGATTTGCTGGCGTTTGAAAATTTCTTCTAGCAGTTGCTATTTTAAGCAGAATCTCAGTTTAGGCAGatttattttgataaatttgctGGCGGCTTGAAAATTGATCGAAACTTTTGTTGACAGATTGGTAGTAGTAGAAAGTTTTTTGACCATTTTTTTGGAGCTTGCAGGAATTATTGCGTGAACAGAAGCTTCATTATCAGGTTAAATGATGCAGCATAGTGTAAATTAATTGTCtgaatataaataaaattttattagttgattttaaaaaattgaggTTGATTGGTGGATAATATTACTTTTTACAGAAAAGTGGATTTGCTACTAAAGTGAAAGCCGAGGGCTAACATCAAGGACTAGCTGTTGGTATCACCCGTGTCAGTCTTGTGTCAGTCCGAGCCGTGCTGACTGTGCACGGTCCGAACTGACAAAAGGCTGAACGCCAAGTCAGTCCGGACCGTGCACAGTCAGCACGGCTCAGACGTGCACGGCCCAGACCGACGCAAAGCAGTGGTTGGCAGCCTTTTGTCAGTCCGGTGACAAATCCGGCCTGTGCACGGCCCGGACTGATAAAAGGCAGAACGCACTGacttttttttgacttctgcaaaaatttaattttggtgCCTTGCTGATTCAGCACGACACATATAGAATAAGAACAAACCCGTGTCAGAGGTacggatgtttttttttttttttttttacctataAACTAAGCAATTAGCCGTTTGCTGGTTTAATGGGTTTGTTTCTTTgtaatttttcccctttttttttttttggtatttcaaAATGGGGTTGGGAACTACGGGGGCAGAGGTGGTGTTCTCCGTGTACGGTGCCTTAAATCATTGCTTACAAAAGGCCGTGCAATTTCacgataaaatatcataattttgACCGGTCAAAGGAACATATacagcttctttttttttttttggtagacaAAGAACTTTGAGTTTGAATAGGACTGCATTGACTAattgttttccctttctttgACTGCTGAAAAAGATCGTGCCTTCTTTCTTCACAACTACACGACAAAAACGCCAAAAACAGCTCATCCAAACGAAATctcgaaaagaaagaaaaaaaaaatctgatacAACCGGTCCAGTTAACCATTAACTGTGCGGTGGaagagagaacaaaagaaaaaaaatcaatgaatatatatatatatatatatatatatatatatagttgtaATTAATCTGAATAACAGTCCttgaaaaatgattaaaaaaaacaagaaaaattaaaaagaagatGCCCGAAAATCATGATCCTGATGATGAAGACGACGGAGAAGAAGAGTCGAACTTGTAATGTTTGTCAACAGCAACCGAGACATCCCAAGTGCAACTGAGTCCTTTGGGAATTATCACCAGATCACCCGCTCCAAACTCAACCACCTCCGATGAGTTCTTGGGATACACTTTAACTCTCCCTCTCAGCAGATAACAAGTCTGTCGTGCATCAAACTTCAGTTGGTACTTTCCTGGCGAGCAACCCcaccttttttttatatatattttttgggttTCATCCCAAATCAGTCacataaaatgaaaaagaataatGACACGAGATGAAAACaaggataaaagaaaaaggccaaaaaggaaagagaaaaaaaaaaaaagagaaaagaagaagagggaGCGGTAGagattagagagagagagagacttacTTTGGCCAGGACTTGATGCCCAACTCCGAGAGTTGGGACTCCGATGGGTTCTTTTGGACAATAATTCTTAAATTAGATGAAGAGTCTGAGGTAGACTCAGCGGCCATGAAAGGAATCAATTAGCAGGGTTTTGCGAGGGGAGTTTAGGGCAAGGGTACAATAATATACTGCCAACTTTACCACTTGTGCTGAGTTATCTTCTCTTTTGTCGGTCCCTGCCTGCTCCTCTTTGATGCTAGCATGAACTGATGAAAATAAATTATGGAGGCACAAAGCAGAGATTTCTAGGTTTAAGGAAGAAGCACGTCGGGTTGAGACTTGAGAGAGagtcagagagagagagagtttaaTGACCGGAGGGGTTCTGCTTTTGTGTTGATAAGTTATAAATGAGAGACTCCACAAGGAATGGGAAAAGCCActgtgtgtatgtatgtatggaTTATGGTTACCGCACAAATGCACATATTTATAGTAGTGATAAGCAAGCggggatttctttaagaaagCTTCTTTATTTTCGTAAAGTTTTATTCTACatatcctttcttttttttttaagcccCTCGGTACGCCTTCGACCAATTTGGTAGCACCAAGGACTCTGAATACCAAAACCTTGTACCAATCACCAATTTGGACGTATCTTAGCGTGTTCGGCTTTAGACAGTAGTATTATTTGCGGCCTTATTAATTTGCTTGCATTATCAACACGCTTTTCAAtcgtttttttatttcacatatattatattaaaaaatattatttattaatttactTGCATTATCAACAcgtttttcaatcacctttttatttcacatatattatattaaaaaaatattataacattttttttaaaaaaattattccaaataatcacCTATCCCAACACACTCTTCAATCATCTTTATTGTTTTTGTTTGcattatttaattaataagCATTCAACAGTTTGAAGCCccagaaaccctagttttagGGTAACAATTAGAATCAACCACAGCATAATAAATATACCAGacttaaaaattcatttttgtagCCTAATTGACAAAGCGTGACAACAAACTAGTCATATTTGAGGGAGGAattgtaaataaaaaaaaatcatggatTCAAAAACTCCCatttataaaaaaagaaaaaagagttatatcggtgaaaaaaaaaagaagggtcAACGGTTGTCTAATTTCTAATTATTACTACTCTATTAGTCTACACAATAATGAATAACTACGAGatttatcttttaattttgggttttaatGAAAATAATGGCAATGTATCACAATATTacgagtaaatcttatatacaccgaccgacagtgtatacactatcatgatTTGATATATGACACGACACGtatgcaaaatttgaacttcaaattcaaatttgaattataTATCATACATCCAATAATGaaaatatatacactgtcagtgtatacaagATTAATCccaatattattattattagcatCATTTGAGCTTCGTTTATCAAATCAAATTGCTTTTGTTGCTCCAGAAAAATAATAATGCACCAGCTGGCGGTTCAAAGAGCACATATAATCACACCACCGCCCAAAAGCTACTAACTTGGGAAAATCACATTGGTTTGGCAATAAACCTAGGAGCGATGTTTGTGCGATGGCCTCATTCCTTCCTtgatataaattatataaagcACGTTTCTTGTATGCAAAGCTAAATGGACACAAAGAGGGTTATCACTTTCATTGCacattagtcaaaaaaaaaaaaaaaaaacttcatgaATATCTAAATATAGGGTGGGTCATTAGGCAAATTAATTAGCCGGCCGGCCCCACATTTAACCTCCCCAACATGGTATTTTGTTACTGCAGTAGTAGTTAATGACACTGGCAAGATTTCTTCCCAGAGTAACTAGGATGTGATGCTAATAGGAGTAACTTGGCACTGGATGGTGGATAGGATTCCACTGGTCAAAATGGTTGACCAAATTATGACAGTTGATAAGGACTGGTGGTAAATGATTACTGGATGACAGGTGTGACGATTTGACCCAGATTCATTGTCCCTTCTCTTCTTcagttcttcttcttttctaggTATCACCATTCACCATCTTCCGGCTGGAGGATGCTGACATTTCACGATTTACTTAATCAGTTTTTTTCTtcattccttctttctttctttctttcttctttagaTTGGATTCATCTCTGCAGCAACCAACGAAtctgggaattttttttttcttttctggggTGGGAAAATAATTGCACGTGCCAATACATGGCAATTGGGAAGTAGAGTTCATTACGCTTAGATCATGTTGCCCAACAAGGCGGTAGATAATTAAACGGGGAAAAAGAATCTGTTCTAAATGGGTCTAGTATGAACTAAAAAGCAAACAGAACCACATGtgtatttgtttggatagtaaaattatctcaaataatatttcacttgcatcataaatatatttcttAACCTATATTTTTATTTCGCATgcatcacattacaaaaaatactacagtaattatttcaaataatactttatccaaacaaacctactAGTGTGCCTAATAGTTCCGTCCGGATGGTAAAAATTAAAAGGACAGCCTTTGTCGTGCCAAATTTCGACTTTTAACATTTTATTTCTTGCAATCCCTGTTTTGtaaaatcaaatatatatatatatatatatatattgtatcaACGGAAAATCAAGAATTTCCCTATTCATTCCGTgctaacttctctattattattattattgttattattattattggccTATTCAGGGCTCAACACCAAAGTGAGCCCTTCAAGCAGAAGAGGGGGGTTTGCATATAGTTTTCAGCCAACAATAGACATGCCTCAGTTGGAACATCTAGCCCCTTGTACAATTCAGTTGGATTCCTCCTCTCTTCTTAGAATAGGATATTATAGATGTTATCGattgacttaaaaaaaaaaaaaaagaatcaacacTAGCACTTTTCATGGACCAATTAAATGTTCCCCCTTTGTTCAACAACAAGGTCAGCATTTTTGGGCCGAAAGAACTAAATGGGCTTTGTTCAATCTGATAAACTGGCGTATATGACTTCATCCATTTCCACGGGGCTCATCCATGTGAAGAATTTTACCCAAACCAAACTTGGGCCTTTTGTTGCATTCAAATTCAATGCGACGGATTTATAGTTCCGGATCAAACAAACGGCCGGATCAGCCTTTgtatttataataattattttttttgcgGTGTTTTTCAGAGaaggcgggggggggggggggggggggtcaaCATGGGTCAGCCTTGTGGCTATAATACTTCCGGTGATAATGATCAAGTATGATTTCGCCTACTCCTCAATCGTCGTGGTCACTCTACAGTTAAGTGTCCTTTCGTTTATCGTCGGCCGATCTGTGGTtgcaaaaaaaatctcaaagaTAAGTAAGTAATTATGGCTACGCAAGGTCAAGTGATTACTTGCAAAGGTACTCTTCCTTTGATTTCATTTGATCGTCCATGTtgttttgcatttgatttttttttttttttggctgataCTGATGTGGGATCTGGCTGGAAATTTGGCAATGAAAAGCGGCGGTGGCCTGGGAACCCAATAAACCTTTGGTAATCGAGGACGTGCAGGTGGCTCCGCCTCAAGCCGGCGAAGTTCGAGTCAAGATCCTCTACACTGCCCTCTGCCATACAGATGCATATACCTGGAGTGGCAAGGTGAGTATGGATTAAATTCGAGGAAATGGGATGTAGTTTGCTGCTACTGGTCTGATGTTCTTGAGGGAAGATATCCCAAAATTAATGCTGATTGATCTTCAATCTGGGATGCTTGCGGTAAACTTACAGTGTACAGTATCATAACCTGTGCTGCTGCTGTTTCTGGTATTGTGCTTTGACATTGAGTTCCCTTGGCTCACTTTTCTGACTACCTGTCATTTTGTTTGAAGGATCCTGAGGGTCTCTTCCCATGTATTCTTGGTCATGAGGCTGCAGGGTATGTTCCCCTTTTGTTGTACTTTTCAATGTACTTGGGGGCTTTTGGTTAggtgaaaatgtgaaatgccgAAGAGGAAACGTTAATACAGTGCTTCCCCTTTTTATTGCCATGGAAATTGCAGAATAGTTGAAAGTGTTGGCGAAGGTGTGACTGAAGTCAAGCCCGGGGACCATGTAATACCTTGTTACCAGGCAGAATGCAGGGAATGCAAGTTCTGCAAGTCGGGAAAGACCAACCTCTGTGGCAAAGTAAGGGCTGCCACAGGAGTTGGAGTTATGATGAATGATCGCAAGAGTCGTTTTTCTATCAATGGGAAACCCATCTATCATTTCATGGGAACTTCAACATTTAGTCAGTACACTGTTGTCCATGATGTTAGTGTTGCAAAGATTGATCCAAATGCTCCTTTGGAGAAAGTATGTCTTCTCGGTTGTGGGGTTCCAACTGGTAAAGCTTTGTTTATTTCTTATAATTATGGTTGTATGCAGACTACATGGAGAAAGTAATTgcgaagtgcctacaaaattctTACATa is drawn from Coffea arabica cultivar ET-39 chromosome 1c, Coffea Arabica ET-39 HiFi, whole genome shotgun sequence and contains these coding sequences:
- the LOC140037508 gene encoding uncharacterized protein gives rise to the protein MAAESTSDSSSNLRIIVQKNPSESQLSELGIKSWPKWGCSPGKYQLKFDARQTCYLLRGRVKVYPKNSSEVVEFGAGDLVIIPKGLSCTWDVSVAVDKHYKFDSSSPSSSSSGS